Sequence from the Thermodesulfobacteriota bacterium genome:
GTCGAAGGCCGGGCGGATCGCGGAGGGCGACCTCAGCGTCGACATGACCGTCTCCTCGAAGGACGAGATCGGGCAGCTCTCCGCCTCTTTCGTCGAAATGATCGGCAGCCTGCGGAACCTGATCGGCCAGGTCGGCTCCGCTTCGCAGCAGGTCGCTTCGGCGGCCACGCAACTGACGACGAACTCGGAACGGATCACCACGGGCGCGCGGGAGGTCGCGAACCAGTCCGGCGCCGTGGCGACCGCGGGCGAGGAGATGGCCGCCACTTCCAAGGACATCGCGAGGAGCTGCCAGGTGGCCGTGAAGGAGGGGCAGGAGGCGAGCCATGCCGCGCAGGCCGGCGTCGAAGTCGTCAACCGGACCGTTCAAGTCATGGGACGGATCGCCGGCCGGGTGCACGACAGCGCAAAGACCATAGAGAACCTCGGCGTCCAATCGCGCCAGATCGGGGCGATCATCAGCACCATCCAGGAGATCGCGGACCAGACCAACCTGCTGGCGCTCAACGCCGCCATCGAGGCCGCGCGCGCCGGCGACCAGGGGCGCGGGTTCGCCGTCGTCGCCGACGAGGTCCGCGCGCTTTCCGAGCGCACGACGAAGGCGACCAGCGAGATCGGGGCGATGATCCAGGCCATCCAGGAAGGGACCCGGGTCGCCGTGGCCGCCATGGAGGAAGGCGTCAAGGAAGTGGAAGGGGGCACCGCGGAGGCGGCCCGCTCGGGCGAGGCGCTCCAGGAGATCCTCCGGCAGATCAACGAGGTGTCGGGTCAGGTGCACCAGGTGGCCACCGCGGCCGAGGAGCAGACCGCCACCACCAGCGAGATCAGCCGGAGCATGCTCAACATCTCCAACGTCGTCCAGCAGACCGCCGACGGAGCGCAGGAGTCCACCGCGGCGGCGGTCCAGCTCTCGAAGCTCGCCGACGACCTGCAGCGGCTCATCGGCCGATTCCGCATCGCGGCGTAGGGAACACGGGGAGGGGGGCGCGGGACACCCCCCTCTCCTTTTTACATGCCCCGCTTCCTTCGGACCGTCACCGACTCTCCGCC
This genomic interval carries:
- a CDS encoding methyl-accepting chemotaxis protein, which encodes MHWFRNLGIAKKLMAGFCAVAAIAGIVGWIGASTTRDALALQKQIYERNLVPIQMLGDISLRFQDLQVELRNSLLSEGDAGKAAKHSATAEETYRKVVTELKEFDAAGLIKFADQREVYTDLMAGLEKYAGWKDRILTAAREGSVKEGIAVLDGSDHQDAARAIAGGITGIRDLKSKSAAKKNEDGARSGNFAVRSSIALTVAGIVLAVVLGLLLSRSISRPVREMASKAGRIAEGDLSVDMTVSSKDEIGQLSASFVEMIGSLRNLIGQVGSASQQVASAATQLTTNSERITTGAREVANQSGAVATAGEEMAATSKDIARSCQVAVKEGQEASHAAQAGVEVVNRTVQVMGRIAGRVHDSAKTIENLGVQSRQIGAIISTIQEIADQTNLLALNAAIEAARAGDQGRGFAVVADEVRALSERTTKATSEIGAMIQAIQEGTRVAVAAMEEGVKEVEGGTAEAARSGEALQEILRQINEVSGQVHQVATAAEEQTATTSEISRSMLNISNVVQQTADGAQESTAAAVQLSKLADDLQRLIGRFRIAA